In Prunus dulcis chromosome 1, ALMONDv2, whole genome shotgun sequence, the following are encoded in one genomic region:
- the LOC117618969 gene encoding tetratricopeptide repeat protein 33 — MKIAWKNNKKRPLGIISKYPNLPFEQQHDQHNNQEDPANDPNKNQNHIELNQEEHHEPLDAQSEPSDSSDAAKLFHSFQAEGTKLAEGGKYREALGKWEAALMLMPENAVLHEQKAQILLEIGDAWNAVKAATRATELKPSWDEAWVTLGRAQLNFGEPDSAIESFDSALAIKSDSEEARDDRHTAMQLVKRRKQLHSSGLSPTRNRYAVGEKT, encoded by the exons atgaaaatagCTTGGAAGAACAACAAGAAGCGGCCTTTGGGCATCATATCAAAGTACCCAAATCTCCCTTTTGAGCAGCAACACGACCAACACAACAATCAAGAAGACCCAGCAAACGATCCCAATAAGAATCAAAACCATATAGAGCTCAACCAGGAAGAACACCATGAGCCACTCGACGCTCAGAGCGAGCCATCAGATTCTTCAGACGCTGCAAAACTCTTCCACTCCTTTCAAGCCGAGGGAACTAAGCTGGCCGAG GGTGGAAAGTACCGTGAAGCATTGGGAAAATGGGAGGCCGCTCTTATGTTGATGCCTGAAAATGCTGTTTTACATGAACAGAAGGCACAAATTTTGCTTGAAATTGGGGATGCATGGAATGCAGTAAAGGCAGCAACTC GAGCCACTGAGTTGAAGCCTTCATGGGATGAG GCATGGGTTACCCTTGGCAGAGCACAGTTAAACTTTGGGGAGCCTGATAGTGCCATTGAAAGCTTCGACAGTGCACTAGCCATCAAG TCTGATTCTGAGGAGGCTCGAGATGACAGACATACAGCGATGCAACTGGTGAAAAGGCGAAAACAACTCCATTCATCAGGCTTAAGCCCGACAAGAAACCGTTATGCAGTTGGTGAGAAGACATGA
- the LOC117614297 gene encoding PHD finger protein EHD3, with the protein MEPEEGKSNGGITVCTEKVQSLTSEANGGSTECTEKVQSLTSEANGGNTECTEKVQSWKSEANGGSTECTEKVQTWKSEANDGSTECTHKAQCLKNEANGFEFRVCKNFAEGRSDASEVVRTYKRRRRAGSSWDSRSQEYGGADVESSSQLADQRLKEPVDTAIQNNSCEQVHLQTNSSDACSDRHWRNAVLDSMYQSLGDDEGGVQVCIREAIVHFRDIDHTTRVKESGDHDADRHQCFFPTRSILNGPHSAANGHAGVILKGSSNKTNYPTVTAMCQRAFFNVLVSENFASLCKLLLENFQGIKADSIFDLNLINSRMKKGDYEHSPMLFSHDMQQIWRKLQGIGTNLISLAKSLSDMSRSSYKEQVGGSVRNTFEGGKDEFYACESDFHTKLEQTEDCAVHSVYTCMHCGGKADGKDCLVCDSCEDMYHISCIQPAVKEIPLKSWYCLSCTASGVRSSHENCVVCEKLNVPKTLVDGVGGESVSTDEETVNEMGENSNFNTDDGIQPSEASKDLNICKTCGMEVEKSDKLKICGHPYCPKKYYHERCLTTKELKSYGPCWYCYSCLCRACLTDRDDDIIVLCDGCDHGYHIYCMDPPRIAIPSGKWFCRKCRAAIQVIRRTRKAHDKNEKKQKKNGEGSRKLNEKRADRESGQGRGGMELLVYAVKTLDHEEDMMSKKE; encoded by the exons ATGGAAcctgaagaaggaaaaagcaATGGTGGTATTACGGTGTGCACTGAGAAAGTTCAATCCTTGACGAGTGAAGCCAATGGTGGTAGTACGGAGTGCACTGAGAAAGTTCAATCCTTGACAAGTGAAGCCAATGGTGGTAATACGGAGTGCACTGAGAAAGTTCAATCCTGGAAGAGTGAAGCCAATGGTGGTAGTACGGAGTGCACTGAGAAAGTTCAAACCTGGAAGAGTGAAGCCAATGATGGTAGTACGGAATGCACTCACAAAGCTCAATGCTTGAAGAATGAAGCCAATGGATTTGAATTTAGGGTGTGTAAAAACTTTGCCGAAGGCCGCTCAGATGCAAGTGAGGTTGTTCGGACTTACAAGAGGCGGAGGCGTGCAGGGTCAAGTTGGGATAGCAGGTCACAAGAATATGGGGGAGCTGATGTGGAATCTTCGAGCCAATTGGCAGACCAG CGTCTAAAGGAACCTGTGGACACAGCAATACAGAATAACTCTTGTGAGCAAGTCCATCTTCAAACGAATAGTTCAGATGCTTGCTCAGATAGGCACTGGAGAAATGCTGTACTGGACAGCATGTATCAGTCGTTAGGTGATGATGAAGGTGGTGTACAAGTGTGCATCCGAGAAGCAATTGTACATTTTCGAGACATTGATCATACCACAAGAGTTAAG GAATCTGGTGATCATGATGCGGATAGGCATCAATGTTTTTTTCCAACGCGGTCTATCTTGAATGGACCTCATAGTGCAGCCAATGGGCATGCTGGTGTTATATTGAAAGGAtcttcaaataaaacaaactatCCTACAGTTACTGCAATGTGTCAGCGtgctttttttaatgttttagtttcagaaaattttgCTTCATTGTGCAAACTGCTGTtggaaaattttcaaggaATCAAGGCTGACAGCATTTTCGACCTTAATCTCATAAACTCAAGGATGAAAAAGGGGGATTATGAACATTCGCCTATGCTATTCTCACATGATATGCAACAG ATATGGAGAAAGCTTCAAGGGATTGGTACTAACTTGATTTCTCTTGCAAAAAGCCTCTCGGACATGTCAAGGAGTTCTTACAAAGAACAG GTGGGAGGTTCAGTCCGAAATACATTTGAAGGTGGAAAAGATGAG TTCTATGCCTGCGAATCTGACTTTCACACTAAACTGGAGCAAACAGAGGATTGTGCTGTGCACAGTGTATATACTTGCATGCATTGTGGAGGCAAGGCAGATGGGAAGGATTGTCTAGTATGTGATTCATGTGAGGATATGTACCATATCTCCTGCATTCAGCCTGCTGTCAAAGAGATTCCTCTAAAAAGTTGGTATTGTTTGAGTTGCACTGCCAGTGGTGTTCGATCATCCCATGAGAACTGTGTTGTGTGTGAGAAGTTGAATGTGCCCAAGACTCTAGTTGATGGAGTTGGAGGTGAAAGTGTTTCTACAGATGAAGAAACAGTCAATGAGATGGgagagaattcaaattttaatacAGATGATGGAATCCAACCTTCGGAAGCGAGCAAAGACTTGAACATCTGCAAAACTTGTGGAATGGAGGTAGAAAAAAGTGACAAGTTGAAGATATGTGGTCATCCATACTGCCCGAAGAAATACTACCATGAGAGGTGTCTGACAACTAAGGAGTTAAAATCATATGGTCCCTGTTGGTACTGCTATTCTTGTCTGTGCAGAGCTTGTCTCACTGATCGAGACGATGATATAATTGTTCTTTGTGATGGCTGTGATCATGGGTACCACATCTATTGTATGGACCCACCACGCATCGCCATTCCAAGCGGGAAATGGTTTTGCAGAAAATGTCGTGCAGCAATTCAGGTCATACGCAGGACAAGAAAGGCTCATGATAAGAatgaaaagaaacagaaaaagaacGGTGAAGGATCAAGGAAGTTGAATGAAAAACGAGCTGACAGGGAATCAGGACAAGGTAGAGGGGGAATGGAGTTGCTTGTATATGCAGTCAAGACTCTAGATCATGAAGAAGATATGATGAGTAAAAAAGAATGA
- the LOC117615462 gene encoding BTB/POZ domain-containing protein At4g08455-like codes for MKCISCQDLYDEDAAGTCKECYEEANETEEELKREIDELKAKVAFLKFWSPTPSARSHPASFSDVVLVASEDTSAGAPVPVPAHKAVLVSRSPVFRAMLENEMEESLSGTIKIGDVSYDALRTFVNYLYTAEVCLDEDMACDLLILAEKYQVQHLKDYCEKFLVSKLNWDNSVMKYAFAHQHNAKHIIDAALTLITDNMDKLTTREHYVELVEKDPRLVVEIYEAYLSKQVNTAAQKDSSRKT; via the exons ATGAAGTGCATATCGTGCCAGGATCTCTACGACGAAGATGCCGCCGGCACGTGCAAGGAGTGCTACGAGGAGGCCAACGAGACCGAAGAGGAGCTGAAGCGCGAGATCGACGAACTCAAGGCCAAGGTCGCCTTCCTCAAGTTCTGGTCCCCAACTCCCAGCGCTAGGTCTCACCCCGCTTCCTTCTCCGACGTCGTTTTGGTTGCCTCCGAGGATACCTCCGCCGGGGCCCCTGTACCCGTTCCGGCCCATAAGGCCGTTTTG GTGAGCCGTTCTCCGGTGTTCAGAGCCATGCTTGAGAATGAGATGGAAGAAAGCCTGAGTGGCACCATCAAGATTGGAGATGTGTCCTACGATGCCCTTCGCACGTTTGTCAACTACCTGTACACAGCTGAGGTATGCCTTGATGAGGATATGGCCTGCGACCTGCTAATACTGGCTGAAAAATACCAGGTGCAGCATCTCAAGGACTATTGTGAAAAGTTCTTGGTGTCCAAGCTGAATTGGGACAATTCAGTTATGAAGTACGCCTTTGCGCACCAGCACAATGCCAAGCATATCATCGACGCAGCCTTGACATTGATCACAGACAACATGGACAAGCTTACTACCCGGGAGCATTACGTGGAGCTAGTGGAGAAAGATCCACGACTCGTTGTTGAAATATATGAAGCTTATCTCTCCAAACAGGTCAATACTGCTGCCCAGAAAGATTCTTCCCGGAAGACATAG